The region TTCCGAAACGTGCTTGGCGAGATGCCCTACTTTGGACCTGAAGGCAACCAGACCCTCGCTTCGCTTTCCGTCTTCTGGACGGGCGTATATAACTTCTTGTGGCTTATTGGCGAGGCAGTCTTCCATGCCGGCATCCCTGTAGGCATTTGCTGGTCAATCACAAAGAAAATGGGCGGGACCCCCATGCTCGGCATTGTGCTTGGCCTCACCCTCGTTTCCGGCCAGCTCATGAATGCCTATGCTGTTTCAGGAGCAACCGCCGCTGATTGGGCTACCCATACATGGAATTTTGACTTCGCGCAGGTCCGCATGATTGGATATCAGGCTCAAGTTATCCCCGCTATTCTCGCTGCGATTACCTTCAACTACCTCGAGCGATTCTTTAAGAAAATCACGCCATCCGTCATTCAGATGATCGTAGTGCCCTTCTGCTCACTTTTGCTTGCCGTTATGGCTGCTCACTTCGTGCTTGGCCCCATTGGCTGGACCATCGGATCTTGGATCGGAAACATTGTTCTCGCAGGCATCACAAGTCCGTTTGCATGGCTCTTTGGCCTTATCTTTGGCGCCGTATATGCTCCCCTTGTCATCACTGGCTTGCACCACATGTCCAATGCCGTTGACATGCAGCTTATTGCAAGTTCCAATAACTATGGCACTCCACTGTGGCCCATGATCGCACTTTCCAATATTGCTCAGGGTTCATCGGTTCTCGCCATGTCTGTCCTTCAGAAGCATGACGAAAATGCTCAGCAGGTAAACATCCCTTCCATCATCTCTTGCTACCTTGGCGTTACCGAACCCGCTATGTTTGGCGTCAACCTCAAATACGGTTTCCCCTTCGTATGCGCTATGATTGGCAGTTCCATTGCAGGAGGTGTCTGTACGGCCTTTGGTGTCAACGCTCTCTCCATTGGCGTTGGTGGACTCCCCGGAATTCTTTCAATTCGCCCCGAGTTTATCGGCATCTTCGCCGTTTGCATGGCCATCGCTGTAGTGGTTCCATTTGTTCTTACATTCACCATCGGCAAACGCCAAGGTATTGATAAAGGTATCGATACCAATGTCGTCACGCTTGATGGCGAGAAAAACAGTGCCCTTTCGGCCTAATAAAACCTGTAAGAGGAGCGGATATGTCAGGGCAATCTTCACGAGTAACAAGCAATCCCAAGGGCGCTTATACGCGCGCTGAGTTTCTCGGCACCAAGGTTGTGTATCAAATCTACGTCCGCTCCTTTAACGATTCAAACGGAGACGGCATCGGAGACCTTCCCGGCATCACGCAACGTCTTGACTACCTGCAAAAACTCGGCGTTGACTATCTGTGGCTTACTCCGTTTTTTGTTTCACCCCAACATGACAATGGCTACGACGTTGCAGATTACCGCAACGTCGAGCCTCTCTTTGGCACCATGGCTGACTTCAACGAACTTTCAGCCGAAGCAAAAAAGCACGGTATCAAGCTGATGCTCGACATGGTCTTTAACCACACATCAACCGAGCATCCATGGTTTCAGCGGGCACTTAGCGGCGATCCTCAATACCTTGCCTACTATACCTTTGTCGATGGCAACCCCAACACGCCGCCAACAAACTGGAAGTCCAAGTTTGGCGGAAGCGCATGGGAGTGGGTTCCCACACTTCATAAGTGGTATCTCCATCTCTTTGACGCCTCACAGGCGGATCTCAACTGGGACAACCCAAGCGTCCGAGCCGAGCTTGCCGACATAGTGAGTTTCTGGCACAACAAAGGCGTTGATGGTTTTCGCTTTGACGTTGTTAATCTCATTTCCAAGCCAGATGTCTTTGAGGACGACGCCATAGGAGACGGCAGGCGCTTTTACACCGACGGGCCACATGTCCACGAATACCTGCAGGAACTCGTCAAGCGCGGTGGTATCGACGGGCTGATGACCGTCGGTGAAATGAGCTCCACCTCAATTGAAAACTGCATACGCTATTCCAATCCGGCTGACCATGAGCTTGCCATGACCTTCTCGTTTCATCACCTTAAGGTTGATTACCTCAACGGAGACAAGTGGTCGCTCAAAGAGCCGGATATCGGCAAGCTTCGTGAGCTGTTGAAATCGTGGCAAGAACAGATTACGGCAGGTGGAGGCTGGAATGCGCTGTTTTGGGCCAATCACGATCAGCCTCGTCCGAATTCTCGCTTTGGCGATACCGAGCACTACTGGGAAATGTCCAGCAAACTGCTTGCCGTCACCGCACATCTTCTGCGCGGAACTCCCTATATTTACCAGGGAGAAGAGCTGGGTATGACCAATGCGGGATTTACCAATATCACACAGTATCGAGACGTGGAGTCCCTCAATTACTTTAAGATCCTTCAGGATCGGGGCTGCTCCCCCAAAGAAGCGCTCCATATCATCTCCGAGCGCTCCCGCGACAATGGGCGCACACCCGTTCAATGGGATGCCTCAAAAACCGCAGGTTTCACTTCCGGTACACCGTGGATTGGCATTCCCGACAACCACACCATCATCAATGCTGCTGCAGAAGTTGGCGATCCTGACTCGATATTCTCCTTCTATCAAAAGCTCATTGTTCTTCGAAAAACTCATCCCGTTATCAGCGAGGGAGATGTTTGCTTTATCGACTCCGCTGGCGAGAAGGTCATTGCCTACGAGCGTACCTTGGATAGCTGTTGCGTGCGCGTCTTTGCAAACTTCTCTGACCAAAAGGTTCGCTGTGCGCCGAAAGCTGAAATCGATGGGTCTGACGTCCTTATTGGTAACTATCCCAACACCGTAACCGATGCAGATGCGCTCATACTTCGTCCTTTTGAGGCACGAGCCTTTATCTGGGAATGATAGAGTCATACTCGAGTCCTCCCAAAGCTCCTTATCCAAAGTTCTTGTCGACACCTAGAAGTTGCTAGGTTTCTCTTAGCTTGCCATACGTGCATTTACCAAATTTGCAGCAAGTTTGGTCGACTCAAGACCAACTTGGCGCATTTCTAGCAGCCTCTCTAAACAGTCCCTCGAAAACTATAAAACCTACGTACTTCATTTAAGTAGCTCGTTTACATACTTCTATCAGAAGGCTAGACGTGGAGATTCTGTGAATGAGCAAAAACAGCTCTACGTTCTCTTTGCTATACATGTGAACTCCAATCCGACCGCCCTTGACGGTCCAACTTTTCGTCCGCACCCCCTTGTGAGTGGCGCCAGTTCGGGGTATCATTCACAAGCACCCATTTTGGAGAGCTGACCGAGAGGCCGAAGGTGCTCGCCTGCTAAGCGAGTATGGGCCCCAAGCCCATCTGGGGTTCGAATCCCCAGCTCTCCGCCAGAATTTTCTGCTCGTTGCATCACCGCAACGAGCTTTTTTCTTACCGAGAAGAACTTTTTTCTAAGATTAGTCTTGCATTTTTTACTGGAAAATGGCATTCTATCTACTTGCACGCGGCGTTACCTCAGCTGGATAGAGGACCTGACTACGAATCAGGGCGTCATAGGTTCGAATCCTATACGCCGCACCACTTGAACTTAGGAGCTCCTTCAGGAGCTCTTTTTTATTATCTAACCGGTCTTAAAGCTACTTCTCCAGAAGAATTTGCATACAGATAACTGTACAAAATATGAGCCTCATCAAGCTCATCCATTACTTCTGCCATACATGTTTCCGCTGCTATAACATCTAAATACTCTTGCGGATCCAAATCTTTAAGTCCAACTCTTCCTTTAAGTGAAATCCAATTTCTTAACACTTCAACTTGATCTGGCGCTATTTGAATCTCTGAATAAAACTCCTTATTCCCAAATCCTATTTCTGCTTCTTCTCCCTGAACTAACTGCCGAATAACAACTCTTTCTTTTACTCCAACTCTATTCTTCATTTCTACCTCTTCCTTTTCTACTTTGTCATCCTCAGTATAGTTGATTTATAGAACATATGTTCTATAAATCAATAAAAGAAATGGTCTCCACAATTTTTTGAAGACCATTTCAGAAATTGAATCAATTTTGATTAAAAAGAGAAACTATTCTGGACGAATAACCTCAATGCCACCCATGTAAGGGCGAAGCACCTCAGGAACAGTAACGGAGCCATCCGCGTTCTGATAATTCTCCATAATTGCTGCCATAGTACGACCAACCGCCAGGCCCGAGCCATTAAGTGTATGAACTAAGCGGGTGCCCTTAAATTCGGCTGGATCCTTATAGCGAATATTTGCACGACGTGCCTGGAAATCCCAGCAGTTTGAGCAAGAAGAAATCTCCTTGTATGCGTTAT is a window of Lancefieldella parvula DSM 20469 DNA encoding:
- a CDS encoding alpha,alpha-phosphotrehalase codes for the protein MSGQSSRVTSNPKGAYTRAEFLGTKVVYQIYVRSFNDSNGDGIGDLPGITQRLDYLQKLGVDYLWLTPFFVSPQHDNGYDVADYRNVEPLFGTMADFNELSAEAKKHGIKLMLDMVFNHTSTEHPWFQRALSGDPQYLAYYTFVDGNPNTPPTNWKSKFGGSAWEWVPTLHKWYLHLFDASQADLNWDNPSVRAELADIVSFWHNKGVDGFRFDVVNLISKPDVFEDDAIGDGRRFYTDGPHVHEYLQELVKRGGIDGLMTVGEMSSTSIENCIRYSNPADHELAMTFSFHHLKVDYLNGDKWSLKEPDIGKLRELLKSWQEQITAGGGWNALFWANHDQPRPNSRFGDTEHYWEMSSKLLAVTAHLLRGTPYIYQGEELGMTNAGFTNITQYRDVESLNYFKILQDRGCSPKEALHIISERSRDNGRTPVQWDASKTAGFTSGTPWIGIPDNHTIINAAAEVGDPDSIFSFYQKLIVLRKTHPVISEGDVCFIDSAGEKVIAYERTLDSCCVRVFANFSDQKVRCAPKAEIDGSDVLIGNYPNTVTDADALILRPFEARAFIWE
- the treP gene encoding PTS system trehalose-specific EIIBC component, translating into MAKFDHDARELLELVGGKDNIAAASHCMTRMRFALKDPSKADVAAIEKLASVKGSFTQAGQFQVIIGNDVADFYDTFVGISGVSEASKQDVKSAALQNTNILQRAMGAIAEVFAPLIPAIITGGLILGFRNVLGEMPYFGPEGNQTLASLSVFWTGVYNFLWLIGEAVFHAGIPVGICWSITKKMGGTPMLGIVLGLTLVSGQLMNAYAVSGATAADWATHTWNFDFAQVRMIGYQAQVIPAILAAITFNYLERFFKKITPSVIQMIVVPFCSLLLAVMAAHFVLGPIGWTIGSWIGNIVLAGITSPFAWLFGLIFGAVYAPLVITGLHHMSNAVDMQLIASSNNYGTPLWPMIALSNIAQGSSVLAMSVLQKHDENAQQVNIPSIISCYLGVTEPAMFGVNLKYGFPFVCAMIGSSIAGGVCTAFGVNALSIGVGGLPGILSIRPEFIGIFAVCMAIAVVVPFVLTFTIGKRQGIDKGIDTNVVTLDGEKNSALSA